One window of Manihot esculenta cultivar AM560-2 chromosome 17, M.esculenta_v8, whole genome shotgun sequence genomic DNA carries:
- the LOC122722248 gene encoding rxLR effector protein Htp1-like, whose translation MVRIKMKAIGGSFMWKKLGLSRPPSPSDSDDEAWDTTPPVPTSTETPPATGAATGRSDSPAVQTYRQRKRTTMIVPPPSSSTIAMETQGGEIPQEDTPFAPLGKKRPRTPSPPSPSHPEQETETAIAIHPAGHKETDAPSDLPTDMPTDLPDDLPSDAPSDLPTDLPTDAPSDMPSDLPSDLPRPTCPDHITQALTFNKVSEQTGLAKISSLPYHPGRSILDIGLPPNYPASYSITGS comes from the exons ATGGTTAGAATCAAAATGAAGGCCATTGGCGGATCATTCATGTGGAAGAAGCTAGGGCTATCGAGACCACCCAGTCCCTCTGACAGTGACGACGAAGCATGGGACACCACTCCACCAGTCCCCACCAGCACTGAAACGCCACCGGCTACTGGAGCAGCGACCGGACGCTCCGACTCACCGGCCGTCCAGACTTATCGCCAGCGCAAAAGGACGACGATGATCGTGCCACCACCTTCCTCTTCAACAATCGCAATGGAAACCCAGGGGGGCGAAATACCTCAAGAAGACACCCCTTTTGCTCCCCTCGGCAAGAAACGGCCAAGAACGCCGTCACCACCCTCACCGTCACACCCAGAGCAAGAAACAGAGACTGCCATTGCCATACATCCCGCAGGACACAAAGAAACTGATGcacccagcgatttgcccactGATATGCCCACTGACTTGCCCGATGACTTGCCAAGTGACgcgcccagcgatttgcccactGACTTGCCAACTGATGCGCCCAGCGATAtgccgagtgatttgcccagcgatctgCCCAGACCAACATGCCCTGATCACATCACTCAGGCCCTAACATTCAATAAAGTTTCTGAGCAGACCGGGCTGGCCAAAATATCATCCCTTCCATACCATCCAG GAAGATCCATCTTGGAtattgggttgccacccaactaTCCAGCATCATACAGTATAACAGGCTCCTGA